The window CCAATGGTAAATGAGAAGTGATCGCAACTGCTCTATCGTGAGTTTCTGGATCTAATAGAACTGGTTTGGCGCCAAGCTCGGTGATTACTTGTTCAAGTATTGAGTTTGGTTTTTCTATGATCCAGCTTGCATTTTCAAAAAGCTCAGGAAAGCTCGCCTCGTAGCCTTGTTTCTCTGTACCAGCCATTGGATGACCAGCGATGAAATTGTTTAAACCTAGCTCGGCGGCTTTGATTGCGATTTTGCTTTTGGTACTAGCGCAATCAGTGATTATTGTTTTGGCAAAAGCTCTTGCTTCAGTAGCTATTGTTCCCTCATTGCCTGAATTAGAAATGATTTGTGCAATTTGCTCGAGTTGCTTAATGATAGTTGTTTGCTCAGCGCAAAGAAACAAAATATCTACATTGGCTAAATCCTTTAACTCCAATTCTTTGTTTTGACTTTTGCTGACACAAAGTAATTCATAACTATCAGGCTTAAGTGCGAGTCGTTTTTCTATTGAGCCACCGATGAGACCGAGTCCTATTATTCCGATTTTAAGTTTTGACATGAATTTATATTAGCATTGATGTCGATCTATGATGATACCAGTGATTAGAGAGTATTCAAAAAGGCACATATACAAGGCTTGCGAGTTTTTGTGAACCGCAGTTGGCTGAGCCGCCAATGATGACGGATCAGAACGAGCGTAACGCAGTAGATGAGTTCTTCAAGACACGCTCTTAGTGCATTGGGCCAAGGTAGGCGTATTCATCATTCATCGAATCCATCTGTTGCACCGACGCATTGTATCGTAACTGACTTGGATTAAAAGCTGTTTGCGAAGCATGTTCTGCTCTTGCATCTCTTCTAAACGCTTTGACGGCTTTAACTCCATCGTACATCGTCCAAAGACCAGCGATAGGGAAAACTAGTTGTGGTAAAACATTGCCGCCCATATAAGGAAGCACACTGGCAGGCCCGCCCACACTCATTTGTTGTCCAATTTGAGCTGCGGTTAATCCGCCAAAAGTTTTAACACCAAGTTTTTGTGCTTGAGCTGCATTTACATTGTAGTCAGCAGAGTTGCCGCCACCAAATAGTGGTACAGTCCCTTGCTGAGCTCCTGATGATATGCCGGCTGACATTTGATTTAGTACTTGAGAGAAGGCACCGCCAGTATCAGCTTGTGCGCTCATACTGCTTTGCATACTGTCTTCCAGGAAACCAAGTCCTGGGTTGCTTGCGTATGCGAATGCCGAATCTGATGTGTATGGGTTGTTCATTATAAATTCCTCGATATCGATGAGTTGAGATTTTCTTGCATTTGGTCAAGTACTTTGATAATCTTCATCTCTGCTTTGATTGCCGTGTTGAGTTGAACAATGTCCGCCATCTTGTCGACGATTGAGACGTTTGCTTGTTCAAGGTGACCTTGTCTTACTTGAGTCTGACCTAACATTGCGCCAATTTTCATTTCATAAATATCACCAGCTTCTTCTGTGGCGATAAATAATCCTTGTCCAACATCTTGCAATGCATCATTGTTAGTGAAGTTGACTACACTCAATCTACCTAGTACAGTACCTTCTACTGTTGAGAGTGTACCTTCTTCATCTAGGCTGACATTGGAGCCGATTGGAAGAATGATAGTTGATGAGGTTGCACCTGCATCAAAAGAAACTGTTTGACCACCAGCGATATTGTCGTAATTCTGACTAATAAGTTCATTGTTTGGGTGAGAGGTGATGAGAGGATAGCCTTGTGCTGACATTAATTCACCGTTGGGTCCAACAGTAAATGAACCGTTACGAGTATAGCCGCGAGTTCCATCTGGAAGTTCAACTTCAAAGAAGCCCTTTCCTTGGATTGCAAAATCTAGTTCACGATTGGTTTTGGCAGGAGCTCCATTATTAAAGTCTCTTCTTTCTACCATTTTCATTCCATGAATTGTTTCATGAAAACTTGTTTGCTTACCACGATAACCAGTAGTAAAAATATTGTTGATATCAACTACACGGTTACCAAGATCATGCATATGATGATTGACTGAACTGATGCTGTTGTATGTGTATTGATTAAACATTAAAGATTCCTTCCATAAGTTTCGATGAGTGCTTTATCTACTCCAAGTTGCATTGAGAGTACATTTTGCACTGTATCGATATGACGTTTGACTTGTAGAATTTTTGTAACATTGGAGGATAGATCTACGTTAGAAGTCTCTAGACTACCTTGCATTACATGTACTTTTTCACCTGGTTGAGCTTCATAATCAATTGCGATTCTTCCAATGAAAGTTCCATTAACATGAATATGACCATTTTGATTAATTTTAATATTGCCACCTTTGGCTAGTTCTGCATACTCTGGCTTATTAATTTGTTGATCAAGTACAACTAGTTCTCTATCTTGAATATCTACTATTTTGCCATCTCGATTGAGGTGGAATTGTCCATCACGAGTTCTTTCTGGTTTACCGTCTGGACCTTCAACCATAAAGTAAGCTCCGGCTTTAGTTAATGCCAGGTCTAATTTGTGATTAGTTTTTTCAAGCACTCCCTGCTCTTCATCACGGAATACATCACTCATAACATCAGAAAACATTACTGAGTCAGGATGTATTGACTTAAAGCCAACCGTGTGCGAATTAGCAATATTGGTCTGAATAATACCTATTCTCTTGACACTTTGGTCCATAGCGTCATAAAGTGTTTTTACGTTGTGGTTATATAAATCGCTCATCTATGGGTATATTAGTACTGTAAAAAGGTTATCGAACGGTTAAAGTCGGAGTTAAATATTATTAAGTTTAGTCAAAACCTCAGCGCTACGAAAATATTAGCTAAAGCACTTCATGAAGAGGGAGAACTTGATGTTCATGAGGTTTTAGTGGAGTTTTTGGAGCATTTGCAGGGACAAATTGCTACCAAACAATTGTTTATACTCAGTAAAACAGAAGAGAAACTCTTTGCTCCTCAAGGTTGTGATCAGTCTCAAATCTCTTTTAATAACCCAGATTTACTCAAATTTGAGATCGGTCAATGGGGAATTTTGTTTGCGCTTGCTCCAAAATTAGAACCAGCTTGGGAAGAAATTACTGACGCTTTGAGCTTGTTTGTGAAAAGCGCTGCATTGAAAACACAAACGACTTTGATTCGTGCTCTTACTTCTGAGTTGCGTAAGACTTTTAAACCAGAATTAGCACTTGAAAAAATCTATCAAAGTCTTGAGAGCTTCATGAAGCTCAAGGGTTTATATTTCTTCAAGCGCTTGATTAATAGAGACGATGATGGTGAGTTTTTATTCAAGGGTTACAATCTTTTTTTTGATTCGGCGTCTAGTAATACTTTAATTGATAAAGAGAGAGTTTTGGAGCTTGAAGAGATTCAAGAAGCTGATTTTATTGACCAAGACTTAGAAGTTGAAATTATCAAATCTAAAATTCGTGGAAGAGAGTGGGGGCTTTTGGTTGCTGCTCGTAATGAGTCATGGACAAGTGAAGATGCTGAGATTTTAGAACTCTTTGCAGAGCAGATGGCAACAGTGTTTAATCAAAATGAACTACATAATGAGAGTTTGACAATGGCTCAAAGAGAATTCCTGCTTAATCAAATTACTACCAAGATTAGAGAGTCACTCGTTGTTGATAGTATTCTTGAAACTGCGGTTGCAGAGATTGCTCAAGTGATGGGCGCAGAGTCTTGCGGGATTGTAATTCTTAATCGCAAAATCAGAGGAAGTTTTGGGCACAAGGTTTGGTCTGTTAATGATAGTTATTCCGCGAAAATGATTGACGCGATTTATGCAACTCTCAAAACAGATTTGGAACCAAATTGGCTCAATCCTTCGATTCAAGTACCTAGTTCGATAGAACAAGAAGCTGAAATTCATACTTGGGGTGGACTTGAAGCTGTTGGACTTAAGTCATATCTCTGTTGCGGTTTGTTTCGTGATAATAGTAAAGAGTTGATTGGTGTTGTTTCACTTGGTTTCTTTAATCAAATCCGCACCTGGACAGAGGATGAGCAGTTACTGTTAGAAGGGGTTGCCAAACAATTAGAAATAGCTCTGATTCAGGCATCTATTTATCAAGAAGCGCAGCAAACCAAAAGGCAAATGGCTTTATTGCATCGTTTGAGTAGTGATATTAGAGACAGTTTGGATATTTCTGTTGTGCTTGGACAAATTGCCAAAGGTATTGGTGAAGTGCTTGGGCTCAATCGTTGTTTTGTTAGAAGGTTCTCCGATGATTTTAGGATTATTAAAACAGAAGAAGAATATTGTTCTACTGGCTACGAACCAAGTGCAGATTTGATTTTTGGATTTGAAAGAGAATGGATTACTAGTTTGTCTCAATCTAATAGTTATTCTAGCGCTCTTGAAGTCTTGAATATTAGTTCAGTGGAAACTCATTTAGCGGATGAAAGTCCTGCTTTACTAAAAGTAGCTAAGGCAATTAATCTTAAGAGCTACTTATCAATTCCGCTTGTCGCACGAGGCAAGGTGCTTGGCACAATCACAGTCCATCAGTGCGATAGAGAGCGTAGCTTCTTGAATGAAGAGATTGAGTTTATTTTCCGTGTTGGTTCGGAAGCTGCAATTGCCATTGAACATGCTGCATTGTTTAACACTATTAATCGTTTTAATAAGATGGATCCAGACACTGGTCTTTATAATAAAAAATATTTTAGAGAAATTGCCAAGCGAGCTATCGCAGGGGCAGAAAAAAATAAAGGCGCAATCGCGTTTTTGTTAATAGATGTTGATCACTTGAAAGCAATTAACGATGACACTATTCATGGTGGTCACGAGGCTGGTGATGAAGCGATTCAAACCCTGGCTAATATATTAGCCAAAACAGTAAGGCAAACTCCGATAGATGAGTTGCATCATAGGCTCTCTGATGTTGTTGGACGTTTTGGTGGTGATGAATTTATGGTTCTTTTGCCTGGCACTGGTATTGAAGGAGCAACAATTGTTGCTAGTAGAATTGCCGAAAATCTACGTAAGGTGAAACATAGTACTTGGCCTGAAGCTTTGACTTGTAGTATCGGAATAGCAGCTACTCCTGATGATCCTTATGATTATGAGCAGCTCAAGACTCTTGCGGACAAAGCGCTTTATCAGTCGAAACATAAAGGTAGAGATGCTATTAGTACTACTTTAGAGTTATAGGGACTTGCTCCGAAATGTCTTGCTCTTGAACATTTGAGAACAAATCTAGGTGTCCGTCATCATGAGGAGCAGAGCGACGTGAGGATCTATGAGACTCGATGATTAAATTTACTGACTGCTATAATCACTGCGGTGTCAACAATTGCAGCCATAGTCACAGCACCTGGTAATGCCGCCGTTTCTATTATTAGAATTAGCGGTAGTGAGAGCTGGCCTATAGTGAGGTCCTTACGTCGCTCTGCTCCTCAGGATGACGAGGCTGGCAAATTCCAACTCTCTTGGCTTTATGATGGCGATCAAAAAATAGAACAAGCTTTGATTTTGCCTTTCAAGGCACCACGCAGTTACACCGGTGAAGATGTAATTGAAATCCAATGCCATGGTGGTTATTGGCTAAGTCAAAAGATCTTGAGATTGATACTAGAGGCTGGCGCCGTTTTAGCTAAGCCTGGTGAATTTACTGAGCGAGCGGTGATGAACGGCAAGATAGATTTGAGTCAGGCGGAATCTATTATGGATTTGATTGAAGCGCGTAGTGATAGAGCTGGTGTCAACGCTATCAAGCTCTATCAAGGTGATTTAGGTTCTGAAATTAAAACAATAAGAACTGATTTGTTAAATACGCTCGGTGCACTCACTGCTTCTATTGATTTCCCAGATGAAGTTGAGGACTATGACAAAGCTAAATACCAAAAGCAAATGGCAAAGACAATTGCAGAGATAGAAAAAATACTTGAAAGCGAGCAGGAAGGACATGTTTTGCGTGAGGGTTACAAGGTAGCTATTGTCGGTCAGCCTAATGCTGGTAAATCGACACTCTTGAATGCCTTACTGAAAAAAGAAAGAGCCATAGTTACTGAGATTGCTGGAACCACTCGCGATTTGATTGAAGAGAATTATAGTATCAAAGGTTTACCGATAGTGCTTTTGGATACAGCTGGTATTCGCGAGAGTAGTGACCAAGTTGAACGTATCGGCATAGAACGCAGTCAGCAAGCGATTAAGGAAGCTGATCTTACTTTGGTCTTGGCAGATATGACTCAAACTCATCATCAGCGCTGGCAGCTTGAAGCTAATTGTTTGCACATCGGCACCAAGCTTGATTTGGTAGATTGTCCTGATGCTAATTATGATTTGATGATTTCTGCTCACAATTCAACTAATATAGAAGAGCTTAAAGAACTTATATACTCTAGAGTCATGGATATCAGTTCAGAGTCTCAAGTCAAAATTAATCACCGTCAAGCTGACCTTTTGCGCAAAGCCAAAGACGCTCTAATTAAATCTCAAGCTGCTACTGAGCTTGCAATTGACTTTTGGACTATCGATTTGCGCGGGGCGATTGCTGCTCTTGGTGAGATTACTGGCGAGACTTTGACAGAAGAATTGCTCGATAATATATTCAGTAGGTTTTGTATTGGTAAATAGCGATTACCAGGGTCGTATCCCCACAACGCACGCTTTGGTTAAGGATTAGACTTGCTATGACAGAGGATGCTAAAATAAACTATCATGCGCGAATCAAAACCGACCTTCAATATCGACAACAACTCTGACTCGAAAATAGCAATAATCACTGCTAGTTGGAACAGTGAATTCAATCAAGAAATGGCTGAGTCTGCCAAAGAGGCTCTGCAAGAGCATGGTGCTCAGGTAGAAGAGTTTGAAGTACCTGGCGCACTTGAGTTACCAATCATGGCACAACAATTGGTGCAGACTGGTGACTTTGACGCGGTGATTTGTTTTGCGACTATTTTTAGAGGTGAGACTTTGCATTTTGAACTCGTTGCAAATGAGAGTGCAAGAGGTTTGATGGATGTCTCGCTTACTTTTAATGTACCTGTTTTGAATGGAGTATTAGCTTGTGAAAACAAAGATCAAGCAGAAACAAGAGCTTCAAGAAACAAAGAAGATAAAGGCAGAGAAGTGGCTTTGAGTGCTATTGCATTAGTGCAACAAATTGCTCAAATAGATAGTCGCTATCATGTGGTCCAGGGCTAGCTTCTGGATGATATTGTACTGAAAATACATTATTGCGATTTTTGTGTTTAATTCCAGCAATCGTATCATCATTGATATTCAAATGAGTGATCTCTAAATTATCAGGTAGGTTTTCTTTACTTACTGCAAAACCATGATTGTGTGAAGCGATTTCAATTTTGCCAGTTTTGAGATTTTTGATTGGTTGATTGACACCTCTATGTCCAAACTTGAGCTTAAATGTTTTTGCGCCGCAAGCAAGAGCAAGAATTTGATGACCAAGACAAATTCCAAAAATTGGTTTACCAAACTTGGCTAGTAATTCTTGGACGGTATTGACTGCATAATCTACAGCAGCTGGGTCTCCAGGTCCATTACTTAGAAAAATACCATCCGGGTTTTGTTCT is drawn from Cyanobacteriota bacterium and contains these coding sequences:
- a CDS encoding sensor domain-containing diguanylate cyclase; the encoded protein is MEHLQGQIATKQLFILSKTEEKLFAPQGCDQSQISFNNPDLLKFEIGQWGILFALAPKLEPAWEEITDALSLFVKSAALKTQTTLIRALTSELRKTFKPELALEKIYQSLESFMKLKGLYFFKRLINRDDDGEFLFKGYNLFFDSASSNTLIDKERVLELEEIQEADFIDQDLEVEIIKSKIRGREWGLLVAARNESWTSEDAEILELFAEQMATVFNQNELHNESLTMAQREFLLNQITTKIRESLVVDSILETAVAEIAQVMGAESCGIVILNRKIRGSFGHKVWSVNDSYSAKMIDAIYATLKTDLEPNWLNPSIQVPSSIEQEAEIHTWGGLEAVGLKSYLCCGLFRDNSKELIGVVSLGFFNQIRTWTEDEQLLLEGVAKQLEIALIQASIYQEAQQTKRQMALLHRLSSDIRDSLDISVVLGQIAKGIGEVLGLNRCFVRRFSDDFRIIKTEEEYCSTGYEPSADLIFGFEREWITSLSQSNSYSSALEVLNISSVETHLADESPALLKVAKAINLKSYLSIPLVARGKVLGTITVHQCDRERSFLNEEIEFIFRVGSEAAIAIEHAALFNTINRFNKMDPDTGLYNKKYFREIAKRAIAGAEKNKGAIAFLLIDVDHLKAINDDTIHGGHEAGDEAIQTLANILAKTVRQTPIDELHHRLSDVVGRFGGDEFMVLLPGTGIEGATIVASRIAENLRKVKHSTWPEALTCSIGIAATPDDPYDYEQLKTLADKALYQSKHKGRDAISTTLEL
- a CDS encoding flagellar hook basal-body protein; the protein is MFNQYTYNSISSVNHHMHDLGNRVVDINNIFTTGYRGKQTSFHETIHGMKMVERRDFNNGAPAKTNRELDFAIQGKGFFEVELPDGTRGYTRNGSFTVGPNGELMSAQGYPLITSHPNNELISQNYDNIAGGQTVSFDAGATSSTIILPIGSNVSLDEEGTLSTVEGTVLGRLSVVNFTNNDALQDVGQGLFIATEEAGDIYEMKIGAMLGQTQVRQGHLEQANVSIVDKMADIVQLNTAIKAEMKIIKVLDQMQENLNSSISRNL
- the ribH gene encoding 6,7-dimethyl-8-ribityllumazine synthase is translated as MRESKPTFNIDNNSDSKIAIITASWNSEFNQEMAESAKEALQEHGAQVEEFEVPGALELPIMAQQLVQTGDFDAVICFATIFRGETLHFELVANESARGLMDVSLTFNVPVLNGVLACENKDQAETRASRNKEDKGREVALSAIALVQQIAQIDSRYHVVQG
- a CDS encoding prephenate dehydrogenase/arogenate dehydrogenase family protein; this encodes MSKLKIGIIGLGLIGGSIEKRLALKPDSYELLCVSKSQNKELELKDLANVDILFLCAEQTTIIKQLEQIAQIISNSGNEGTIATEARAFAKTIITDCASTKSKIAIKAAELGLNNFIAGHPMAGTEKQGYEASFPELFENASWIIEKPNSILEQVITELGAKPVLLDPETHDRAVAITSHLPLVLSLGLANLSDSFAPSKATRGPGFASMTRLATGNAKLGREMISLNRSNIRASWEIYKQEVDLLLNIYGDELETEIGDIAQTLQVRT
- the mnmE gene encoding tRNA uridine-5-carboxymethylaminomethyl(34) synthesis GTPase MnmE; the protein is MSTIAAIVTAPGNAAVSIIRISGSESWPIVRSLRRSAPQDDEAGKFQLSWLYDGDQKIEQALILPFKAPRSYTGEDVIEIQCHGGYWLSQKILRLILEAGAVLAKPGEFTERAVMNGKIDLSQAESIMDLIEARSDRAGVNAIKLYQGDLGSEIKTIRTDLLNTLGALTASIDFPDEVEDYDKAKYQKQMAKTIAEIEKILESEQEGHVLREGYKVAIVGQPNAGKSTLLNALLKKERAIVTEIAGTTRDLIEENYSIKGLPIVLLDTAGIRESSDQVERIGIERSQQAIKEADLTLVLADMTQTHHQRWQLEANCLHIGTKLDLVDCPDANYDLMISAHNSTNIEELKELIYSRVMDISSESQVKINHRQADLLRKAKDALIKSQAATELAIDFWTIDLRGAIAALGEITGETLTEELLDNIFSRFCIGK